A region of Halarcobacter mediterraneus DNA encodes the following proteins:
- a CDS encoding radical SAM/SPASM domain-containing protein — protein MTNVCNLKCSFCPPKLLPNETMNLEKFDFLNAQLKDVTKELAYHVVGDPLVLKNLNEYLNISYKHGLKVNIVTTANNLTQKHFSTLMNNAIRQINFSINSYNANSHKKTLEEYLNPIIEFTKYAIEKKQHFFINFRIWNLDDDKSAKEFNKKVFEILEKNFFTSLDIEQIYKEKPKNIKLARMVFINFDEYFNWPSLSNDFVSDKGFCYGLDSHFAILSSGKVAPCCLDKDAVVNLGDINKNSISEILSSKRVLDIQKGFRKKELVEELCQKCEYRTRFDK, from the coding sequence ATCACAAATGTTTGTAACTTAAAATGCAGTTTTTGTCCTCCTAAATTATTACCAAATGAGACAATGAATCTTGAAAAATTTGACTTTTTAAATGCTCAATTAAAAGATGTTACTAAAGAATTAGCTTATCATGTTGTTGGAGATCCTTTAGTCTTAAAAAATTTAAATGAGTACTTAAATATTAGTTATAAACATGGCTTAAAAGTAAATATTGTAACTACAGCAAATAATTTAACTCAAAAACATTTTTCAACTTTAATGAATAATGCTATTAGACAGATAAATTTTTCAATTAATTCTTATAATGCTAATTCCCATAAAAAAACTTTAGAAGAGTACTTAAATCCAATAATAGAGTTTACAAAATATGCAATAGAAAAGAAACAACATTTTTTTATAAATTTTAGGATTTGGAATTTAGATGATGATAAAAGTGCAAAGGAGTTCAATAAAAAAGTTTTTGAAATTTTAGAAAAAAACTTTTTTACTTCTTTAGATATTGAACAAATATATAAAGAAAAACCTAAAAATATTAAATTAGCAAGAATGGTTTTTATAAATTTTGATGAATATTTTAACTGGCCAAGTTTATCAAATGATTTTGTTTCTGATAAAGGTTTCTGTTATGGTCTAGATTCTCATTTTGCAATTTTAAGTTCTGGTAAAGTTGCTCCTTGTTGTTTGGATAAAGATGCTGTTGTAAATTTAGGTGATATAAATAAAAATAGTATAAGTGAAATTTTATCTTCAAAAAGAGTTTTAGATATTCAAAAAGGATTTAGAAAGAAAGAGCTTGTGGAAGAACTTTGCCAAAAGTGTGAATATCGAACAAGGTTTGACAAGTAA
- a CDS encoding sensor histidine kinase, which yields MKLITEQNISKITIYVFIIIMSTMILMISYFYVKKTYEDFDKQMDRYVQEYYKTQKMSLKKEIDTIIDIIKYNATKNDESEEELKKDTVRLLNNISFDSNKSNYIFVYDILDINGGDNFAVMLVNPNRPDLRGNLLSTNYKDANGKKFREEFMKNIRKKGDSYSQYAYKKVGTNEVNQKLSYFKYYPRWKWVIAVGVYTDDIENEIAKNKEELQKTIKNQVVQNILLFLMFLSIAIVISILVSQKIDDVLKSYQKRVKAKTDELNELNETLERRVQNEIEKNREQEQLLVQKSKFIALGEMISNIAHQWRQPLSELSSILMNIKFKYYTQKLDDELMDKKTKEAEVVLEYMSHTIDDFRNFFLPKKEKEKFSLREAVDSTITIVSSALANNNIKIEIDIAKNITLNTYANEFQQVLLNIITNAKDVLIQKKVENPWIKIYTRKINDITILYIEDNGGGIKVEPKSKIFEPYFTTKKDSDGTGIGLYMSKTIVEKNINGKLLVKDGSLGARFEIILPN from the coding sequence TTGAAACTAATTACAGAGCAAAATATCTCAAAAATCACTATTTATGTCTTTATCATAATTATGTCAACTATGATTCTTATGATTTCATATTTTTATGTAAAAAAAACTTATGAAGACTTTGATAAACAAATGGATAGATATGTTCAAGAGTATTATAAAACACAAAAAATGTCTTTAAAAAAAGAGATTGATACAATAATTGATATTATCAAATATAATGCTACAAAAAATGATGAAAGTGAAGAAGAATTAAAAAAAGATACAGTTCGACTTTTAAATAATATATCCTTTGATTCTAATAAAAGTAATTATATCTTTGTATATGATATTTTAGATATAAATGGTGGTGATAATTTTGCAGTAATGTTAGTAAATCCTAATAGACCAGACTTAAGAGGAAATCTTTTATCAACAAATTATAAAGATGCTAATGGAAAAAAATTCCGTGAAGAGTTTATGAAAAATATTAGAAAAAAAGGAGATTCTTACAGTCAATATGCTTATAAAAAAGTTGGAACAAATGAAGTTAATCAGAAATTATCATATTTTAAATATTATCCAAGATGGAAATGGGTCATTGCTGTAGGTGTTTATACCGATGATATAGAAAATGAAATTGCTAAAAATAAAGAAGAACTTCAAAAAACTATTAAAAATCAAGTAGTTCAAAATATTTTACTTTTTTTAATGTTTTTATCAATAGCAATTGTAATATCAATTTTAGTTTCTCAAAAAATTGACGATGTTTTAAAGTCTTATCAAAAAAGAGTAAAGGCAAAAACTGATGAATTGAATGAATTAAATGAAACTTTAGAAAGAAGAGTTCAAAATGAGATTGAGAAAAATAGAGAACAAGAACAACTTTTAGTTCAAAAATCAAAATTTATTGCTCTTGGGGAAATGATTTCGAATATTGCTCACCAATGGAGACAACCCCTTTCAGAACTTTCATCTATTCTTATGAATATAAAATTTAAATATTATACTCAAAAATTAGATGATGAATTAATGGATAAAAAAACAAAAGAAGCAGAAGTTGTATTAGAATATATGTCTCATACAATTGATGATTTTAGAAATTTCTTTTTACCTAAAAAAGAAAAAGAAAAGTTTTCTTTAAGAGAAGCAGTTGATTCAACTATTACAATAGTTTCAAGTGCCTTGGCAAATAATAATATTAAAATAGAAATAGATATAGCAAAAAATATAACTTTGAATACATATGCAAATGAGTTCCAACAGGTTTTACTAAATATTATTACAAATGCAAAAGATGTTTTAATTCAAAAAAAAGTTGAAAATCCTTGGATAAAAATTTATACGAGAAAAATAAATGATATTACAATTTTATATATTGAAGATAATGGTGGAGGAATTAAAGTTGAGCCAAAAAGTAAAATATTTGAACCATATTTCACCACAAAAAAAGATAGTGATGGTACAGGAATAGGGCTTTATATGTCAAAAACTATTGTTGAAAAAAATATAAATGGTAAACTATTAGTAAAAGATGGTTCTTTGGGTGCAAGATTTGAAATTATTTTACCAAATTAA
- a CDS encoding response regulator transcription factor: MDKSLISNLKNFTILYIEDEEGIRTNITEILKDLFKETYIAKNAKEGFSLYEKNRPDLIITDIKMPNESGIDLIKKIRKNDSKVRVIITSAHTDLEYMLEATELHLIKYIVKPLTEAKLTEALEAFVKSFDNTRIYILQENWLFDESKSLIQSPDEEFRLTKKENLFLKLLIQKNRIISYEEMENIIWNEDIMTPNAMRLFIKNFRKKLPIDALKNVQGTGYRLVL; encoded by the coding sequence ATGGATAAATCATTAATTTCAAATTTAAAAAATTTTACTATTTTATATATTGAAGATGAAGAAGGCATAAGAACTAATATAACAGAGATTTTAAAAGACTTATTCAAAGAAACATATATTGCAAAAAATGCAAAAGAAGGATTTAGTCTTTATGAAAAGAATCGTCCAGATTTAATTATAACTGATATAAAAATGCCAAATGAGTCAGGAATAGACCTTATAAAGAAAATTAGAAAAAATGATAGTAAAGTAAGAGTTATTATAACTTCTGCACATACAGACTTAGAATATATGCTTGAAGCTACAGAACTTCATTTAATAAAATATATTGTAAAACCTTTAACTGAAGCAAAATTAACTGAAGCATTAGAAGCTTTTGTTAAAAGTTTTGATAATACAAGAATATATATTTTACAAGAAAATTGGCTTTTTGATGAAAGTAAATCTCTAATTCAATCTCCCGATGAAGAGTTTAGATTAACAAAAAAAGAAAACCTATTTTTAAAACTTTTAATACAAAAAAATAGAATAATAAGCTATGAAGAGATGGAAAATATAATTTGGAATGAAGATATTATGACTCCAAATGCTATGAGATTATTTATAAAAAACTTTAGAAAAAAACTTCCAATAGATGCTCTTAAAAATGTACAAGGCACAGGATATAGATTAGTTTTATAA
- a CDS encoding PAS domain-containing sensor histidine kinase, giving the protein MRESIKENYEEILKASFSLSSQAIYLLNMNGNILYANENALDTLGYTLAEIKELYVWDIDVAVDNKKKYLNELNIFAKKAFDGKENVLESRHRKKNGEVFPVEIVSKFFKVNEDEYLISYARDITRRIRRTEEINFYFDLIDSSKDMIFVMDHESTKIEFANETACNILGYSLVELKDKKISEIRKTMENLDDTQLPEIFKKIEEESNLTTFGIYITKKNKEIPVESSLQLKEYKGKKFITAISRDISDRLEIEIKKEELNKKLKNYNKTLEKEISKVKKDLLEYETIMKRQSKMAAMGEMLENIAHQWRQPLSAVSVLSTGMILQNEQNILNKDLLDAGLNDINEQVQYLSKTIDDFRNFFKPNKQKNRFKLSDIIKTSIKLSKARYSKKHIEFIVNIEDEELFTYENELLQVLLNLITNAKDELIKKEYKKYIFIETKIDENYLYIRIKDNAGGIDNMIIDRIFEPYFTTKHNSQGTGIGLYMSSNIVRHMNGKINVRNTNVEHNSGVYLGACFEIRLPLAQNK; this is encoded by the coding sequence ATGAGGGAATCTATCAAAGAAAATTATGAAGAGATTTTAAAAGCTTCTTTTTCACTATCTAGCCAAGCAATTTATCTTTTAAATATGAATGGAAATATTTTATATGCTAATGAAAATGCCTTAGATACACTAGGCTATACTTTAGCTGAAATAAAAGAATTATATGTTTGGGATATTGATGTTGCTGTTGACAACAAAAAAAAATATTTAAATGAATTGAATATTTTTGCTAAAAAAGCTTTTGATGGAAAAGAAAATGTATTAGAAAGTAGACATAGAAAGAAAAATGGAGAAGTTTTTCCTGTAGAGATTGTTTCTAAGTTTTTTAAAGTAAATGAAGATGAATACTTAATCTCATATGCAAGAGATATTACTAGAAGAATTAGAAGAACAGAAGAAATAAATTTTTATTTTGATTTAATAGATTCATCAAAAGATATGATTTTTGTAATGGATCATGAATCTACTAAAATAGAATTTGCAAATGAAACAGCTTGTAATATATTAGGGTATTCTTTAGTTGAATTAAAAGATAAAAAGATATCTGAAATAAGAAAAACTATGGAAAACTTAGATGATACACAATTACCTGAAATATTTAAAAAAATAGAAGAAGAAAGTAATTTAACTACATTTGGCATCTATATTACAAAAAAAAATAAAGAAATACCTGTTGAAAGTTCTTTACAACTTAAAGAATACAAAGGCAAAAAATTTATTACTGCTATTTCAAGAGATATTTCTGATAGATTAGAAATAGAAATAAAAAAAGAAGAATTAAATAAAAAATTAAAAAATTATAATAAGACTCTAGAAAAAGAAATAAGTAAAGTAAAAAAAGATTTATTAGAGTATGAAACTATAATGAAAAGGCAGTCTAAAATGGCTGCAATGGGTGAAATGCTTGAAAATATTGCTCATCAATGGAGACAACCTTTATCGGCAGTTTCTGTTTTATCAACAGGTATGATTTTACAAAATGAGCAAAATATTTTAAATAAAGATCTTTTAGATGCAGGATTAAATGATATAAATGAGCAGGTTCAATATTTATCTAAAACAATTGACGATTTTAGAAATTTCTTTAAACCTAATAAACAAAAAAATAGATTTAAATTATCTGATATAATAAAAACGTCAATAAAACTTTCAAAAGCTAGATATTCAAAAAAACATATTGAATTTATTGTTAATATAGAAGATGAAGAACTTTTTACATATGAAAATGAACTATTACAAGTATTATTAAATTTAATTACAAATGCAAAAGATGAATTAATAAAAAAAGAGTATAAAAAGTATATTTTTATAGAAACTAAAATAGATGAAAATTATCTATATATAAGAATTAAAGATAATGCAGGTGGTATTGATAATATGATAATTGATAGAATATTTGAACCTTATTTTACTACAAAACATAATTCTCAAGGTACTGGAATAGGTTTATATATGTCTTCAAATATTGTAAGACATATGAATGGTAAAATAAATGTTAGAAATACAAATGTAGAGCATAATAGTGGCGTTTATTTAGGTGCTTGCTTTGAAATTAGACTTCCTTTAGCTCAAAATAAGTAG
- a CDS encoding EI24 domain-containing protein yields the protein MLEGQMIALSVRDFFTKSMLKIAFLPLIITMIIMLILFYGAADYGFDSLQVYIENSQNAQNQEVFVDPNAPFYYIWATTVIAFLFQYSVTAWLVGFLFYTIGTLFVMMFSVFLTIIIIGFLTPFILDIIQKRHYPEIKTNGFGNILSPLWVLFRSGLIMVLMFLVFIPLYFIPLVNIIAFNIPFYYFFHKLLNYDIASTILTKNEYSAIHTKKASSFRVRSLFLYLLSMIPFITLFTAVFYIIYLGHGYFQELRKIRENENSIINSMQRKQIED from the coding sequence ATGTTAGAAGGACAGATGATAGCTTTAAGTGTTAGGGATTTTTTTACAAAGTCAATGCTTAAAATTGCTTTCTTACCACTTATTATTACAATGATTATAATGCTTATACTTTTTTATGGTGCAGCTGATTATGGTTTTGACTCTTTACAAGTTTATATTGAAAACTCTCAAAATGCTCAAAATCAAGAGGTTTTTGTTGATCCAAATGCACCTTTTTATTATATCTGGGCTACTACAGTAATTGCTTTTTTATTCCAATATTCTGTAACAGCTTGGTTAGTAGGCTTTTTATTTTATACAATTGGAACTTTATTTGTAATGATGTTTTCAGTTTTTCTTACAATTATTATTATAGGTTTTTTGACACCTTTTATTTTAGATATTATTCAAAAAAGGCATTATCCTGAAATAAAAACAAATGGTTTTGGAAATATTTTAAGTCCTCTATGGGTTTTATTTAGAAGTGGTCTTATTATGGTTTTAATGTTTTTAGTTTTTATTCCTCTTTATTTTATTCCTTTAGTTAATATTATTGCTTTTAATATCCCTTTTTACTATTTTTTTCATAAACTTTTAAATTATGATATTGCTTCAACGATTTTAACAAAAAATGAATATTCTGCAATACATACAAAGAAAGCTAGTAGTTTTAGAGTAAGAAGTCTATTTTTATATCTTTTATCTATGATTCCTTTTATAACTTTATTTACTGCTGTTTTTTATATTATATATCTAGGACATGGATATTTTCAAGAATTAAGAAAAATAAGAGAAAATGAAAATAGTATTATAAATTCAATGCAGAGAAAGCAGATTGAAGATTAG